In the genome of Polaribacter atrinae, one region contains:
- a CDS encoding mucoidy inhibitor MuiA family protein encodes MAINKLPLLIALCFIFCNTYSQEIIEKKISTHVNEVTVFLEGAQITRKKTVEIKQGKTILKFNNLSPFIDAKSIQVKAEGNITVLGVNHQQNFIEKLDKQKELVDLETKLKEVDDKIILERTYLQILSEELAFLKENRNIGGKNQEVSVANLKDASLFFGAKLKELKIKEIERNNTLKNLNTESRDLTNQINTISGKKEFPNGEILVKVAAKNNATANFELSYVVENAGWFPTYDIRAKNVNEPVELIYKASIKQDTKVSWDNVKLNLSSANPNVSGVAPELKTYFLNYNTRPPVYNRASNEVSGLVLDQDNNPLPGATVLIKGTTIGTSTDFDGKYSITIPNNESSLVFSYLGYISQTKPIQSEVLNIMLEEDSTSLDEVVVIGYGTTRKRKSVTEALQGTVSGINIRGANSIPIPTVQTENQTTVDFEIKTPYTIKSDNKSYSVDIDTYNLPAFYQYYSVPKIDKDAFLIANISNWEQYNLLEGEANIFFEGTYIGKTLLDVRYATDTLQISLGRDKNVSVKREKVNEFISKNFIGSKKEESRGWNIDVKNNKSQQISMVIYDQIPVSTNEDIKIEVSEISGAKRNNQSGEIKWEFTIAPNETKNFILRYLVKYPKNKTIILE; translated from the coding sequence ATGGCTATAAATAAACTTCCACTACTAATTGCTCTTTGTTTCATTTTTTGCAATACTTACTCTCAAGAAATAATTGAAAAAAAAATATCAACGCATGTTAACGAGGTCACGGTATTTCTAGAGGGAGCTCAAATTACAAGAAAAAAGACGGTTGAAATAAAGCAAGGTAAAACTATTTTAAAATTCAATAATTTATCTCCTTTCATAGACGCTAAAAGTATTCAAGTAAAAGCTGAAGGAAACATCACTGTTTTAGGCGTTAATCATCAACAAAACTTTATAGAAAAACTAGATAAACAAAAGGAATTAGTTGATTTAGAAACCAAACTTAAAGAAGTTGACGATAAAATAATATTAGAACGCACTTATCTGCAAATCTTATCAGAAGAGTTAGCTTTTCTTAAAGAAAACAGAAATATAGGAGGTAAAAATCAAGAGGTAAGTGTTGCTAATTTAAAAGATGCATCCCTGTTTTTTGGTGCTAAACTAAAAGAACTTAAAATTAAAGAAATTGAAAGAAACAATACATTAAAAAATCTAAATACAGAAAGTAGAGATTTAACCAATCAAATAAATACAATATCAGGAAAAAAGGAATTTCCCAATGGAGAAATTTTAGTAAAAGTAGCAGCTAAAAATAACGCTACAGCAAATTTTGAATTATCGTATGTTGTTGAGAATGCAGGTTGGTTTCCTACTTATGATATAAGAGCAAAAAATGTTAACGAGCCAGTAGAACTAATTTACAAGGCAAGCATTAAGCAAGATACCAAGGTAAGTTGGGACAATGTAAAATTAAACTTATCATCTGCAAACCCAAATGTATCAGGTGTTGCACCAGAACTTAAAACCTATTTTTTAAATTACAACACGCGTCCACCAGTTTATAATAGAGCTAGTAATGAAGTTAGTGGACTTGTATTAGATCAAGATAATAATCCGCTACCAGGCGCTACGGTGTTAATAAAAGGAACCACAATAGGAACTTCTACAGATTTTGATGGCAAATACTCAATAACAATTCCTAATAATGAAAGCTCTTTGGTGTTTTCTTATTTAGGATATATCAGTCAGACCAAACCAATTCAAAGTGAAGTACTAAATATTATGCTTGAAGAAGATTCAACCTCACTAGATGAAGTAGTTGTAATTGGATACGGAACTACTCGTAAAAGAAAATCTGTAACAGAAGCTCTTCAAGGCACGGTAAGTGGAATTAATATTCGAGGCGCAAATAGTATACCTATTCCAACAGTTCAAACAGAAAACCAAACTACAGTAGATTTTGAAATAAAAACACCTTATACTATAAAATCAGATAACAAAAGTTATTCTGTAGATATTGACACCTATAATTTACCCGCATTCTATCAGTATTACTCTGTACCTAAAATTGATAAAGATGCATTCTTAATTGCTAACATTTCTAATTGGGAGCAGTACAATTTACTAGAAGGTGAAGCAAACATCTTTTTTGAAGGTACCTATATTGGTAAAACGTTGTTAGATGTTAGGTATGCTACCGATACTTTGCAAATATCTCTTGGTAGAGATAAAAATGTAAGTGTAAAAAGAGAAAAAGTAAATGAGTTTATCTCTAAGAACTTTATTGGAAGTAAAAAAGAAGAGTCTAGAGGATGGAATATTGATGTAAAAAATAATAAATCACAACAAATTAGTATGGTGATATATGATCAGATTCCGGTTTCTACCAATGAAGATATAAAAATTGAAGTTTCAGAAATTTCAGGAGCAAAAAGAAACAATCAATCAGGTGAAATAAAATGGGAATTTACAATTGCACCAAATGAAACTAAGAATTTTATTTTAAGGTACTTAGTTAAATACCCAAAAAATAAAACGATAATATTAGAGTAG
- a CDS encoding Na(+)-translocating NADH-quinone reductase subunit F — translation MQILTAQELHNLAMNIVGKKLTKMGYEFQAINSQLKRHPQFVLFKKGEPTIFVLVKASNNIQNPNEYDTIWMETFKNHAKKQNAKVWFAGVGIANAESVESPVFKDQPYYEAFDDFIKIL, via the coding sequence ATGCAAATTTTAACAGCACAAGAATTGCATAATTTGGCAATGAACATTGTTGGTAAGAAGCTTACAAAAATGGGGTATGAGTTTCAGGCTATAAACAGTCAGTTAAAAAGGCATCCCCAGTTTGTGTTATTTAAAAAAGGAGAACCTACTATTTTTGTATTGGTAAAAGCATCCAATAATATTCAAAATCCGAATGAGTATGATACCATTTGGATGGAGACTTTTAAAAATCACGCCAAAAAACAGAACGCCAAAGTTTGGTTTGCTGGCGTAGGAATTGCCAACGCAGAAAGTGTTGAAAGTCCTGTTTTTAAAGACCAACCATACTATGAAGCTTTTGATGATTTTATCAAGATCTTGTAG
- a CDS encoding DEAD/DEAH box helicase: MTFQDLGISNQLQYAIDDLGYVNPTPIQEQAFSVVRSGKDVVGIAQTGTGKTFAYMMPILQELKYSTQKHPRVLILVPTRELVLQVVEQIGQLSKYINTRVLGVYGGANINTQKQAILQGQDIIVATPGRLYDLALSNALKLKSIQKLVIDEVDVMLDLGFRFQLMNIFDVIPERRQNVLFSATMTEDVDDLIYDFFKNPEKISVAVSGTPLDNIEQASYNVPNFFTKVNLLHELLADKETYNKVLIFVGFKRTADLLFKHLQEEFNDEMCVIHSNKTQNYRIRSIKQFDEGKNRILLATDVMARGLDFDNVSHVINFDTPEFPENYMHRIGRTGRAERAGKTLLFSTPKEQETKASIEALMDYEIPVLDLPEEVEISKLLTEDERPKEDQGISKNRTSLEYVPGAAFHEKSEKNSKTNQGGSYRREIAAKYKKPKTRGDKNYNKHNKKKKK; encoded by the coding sequence ATGACTTTTCAAGATTTAGGAATCTCTAATCAGTTACAATATGCTATTGATGATTTGGGTTATGTGAACCCAACACCAATACAAGAACAAGCATTTTCTGTTGTAAGATCAGGGAAAGATGTTGTGGGAATTGCGCAAACAGGTACAGGAAAAACTTTTGCGTACATGATGCCTATTTTGCAAGAATTAAAATATTCTACGCAAAAACACCCAAGAGTATTGATTTTAGTGCCAACGCGTGAGTTGGTTTTACAGGTAGTAGAACAGATAGGACAATTATCTAAATATATTAATACACGTGTTTTAGGTGTGTATGGTGGTGCAAACATCAATACCCAAAAACAAGCTATTTTACAAGGTCAAGATATTATTGTAGCAACTCCTGGTCGTTTGTATGATTTGGCATTGAGTAATGCCTTAAAGTTAAAATCAATTCAGAAATTGGTTATTGATGAAGTTGATGTAATGTTAGACTTAGGTTTCCGTTTTCAGTTGATGAACATTTTTGATGTGATACCAGAAAGAAGACAAAACGTATTGTTTTCTGCAACAATGACAGAAGATGTAGATGACTTAATTTACGATTTCTTTAAAAATCCAGAAAAAATATCTGTGGCCGTAAGTGGAACGCCGTTAGATAATATTGAACAAGCTTCTTATAACGTTCCTAACTTTTTTACCAAAGTTAATTTGTTACATGAGCTTTTAGCAGACAAAGAAACCTATAATAAAGTATTAATTTTTGTTGGTTTTAAAAGAACTGCAGATTTGTTATTTAAACATTTGCAAGAAGAGTTTAATGATGAAATGTGTGTGATTCACTCTAATAAAACTCAGAATTATAGAATTCGTTCTATAAAACAGTTTGATGAAGGTAAAAACAGAATTTTATTAGCTACGGATGTTATGGCGCGTGGTTTAGATTTTGATAATGTTTCTCATGTTATTAATTTTGACACGCCAGAGTTTCCAGAAAACTATATGCACAGAATTGGTAGAACGGGTCGTGCAGAACGAGCGGGAAAAACGTTACTTTTTTCTACACCAAAAGAGCAAGAAACAAAAGCAAGCATAGAGGCTTTAATGGATTATGAGATTCCGGTTTTAGATTTACCAGAAGAAGTTGAAATTTCTAAGTTATTAACAGAAGATGAACGTCCGAAAGAAGATCAAGGGATTTCTAAAAATAGAACTTCTTTAGAATATGTTCCTGGAGCTGCATTTCATGAAAAGAGTGAAAAAAACAGTAAAACCAATCAAGGTGGTTCTTATAGGCGAGAAATTGCTGCAAAATATAAGAAACCAAAAACTAGAGGAGATAAAAATTACAACAAACATAACAAGAAAAAGAAAAAATAA
- a CDS encoding TatD family hydrolase yields MITDTHTHLYSSQFKEDQPAMMQRAKDAGVTRFFIPAIDSTYTDVMLQLEKDYPKDVFLMMGLHPTSVGENYLEELAHVKEWLDKKKFYAIGEIGMDLYWDKTFLTQQQDAFRTQIQWAKEKKMPINIHCRNAFDEVFEVLESEKSDDLRGIFHCFTGTLEQAKQAISYNMKLGIGGVATFKNGKIDKFLNEIDLKHIVLETDAPYLAPTPYRGKRNESAYLTNVVDKLVDIYGLSFDEIAAITTQNSKDVFGI; encoded by the coding sequence ATGATTACAGATACACACACCCATTTATATTCTAGCCAGTTTAAAGAAGACCAACCTGCCATGATGCAACGAGCTAAAGACGCTGGTGTTACTCGGTTTTTTATTCCTGCTATAGATTCTACCTACACAGACGTTATGCTACAATTAGAAAAAGACTATCCAAAAGATGTTTTTTTAATGATGGGCTTACATCCTACTTCTGTAGGCGAAAACTATTTAGAAGAGTTGGCGCACGTTAAAGAATGGCTAGATAAAAAGAAGTTTTATGCCATAGGAGAGATTGGTATGGACTTATATTGGGATAAAACATTCTTAACACAACAGCAAGACGCTTTTAGAACGCAAATTCAGTGGGCAAAAGAGAAAAAAATGCCAATTAATATTCACTGTAGAAATGCTTTTGATGAAGTTTTTGAAGTTTTAGAATCTGAAAAAAGCGATGATTTAAGAGGAATATTTCACTGTTTTACAGGAACTTTAGAACAAGCAAAACAAGCTATTTCTTACAATATGAAATTAGGTATTGGTGGTGTTGCTACTTTTAAAAATGGTAAGATTGATAAATTTTTAAATGAAATTGATTTAAAACACATTGTTTTAGAAACAGACGCTCCATACTTAGCACCAACTCCTTACAGAGGTAAAAGAAATGAAAGTGCATATTTAACCAACGTTGTTGATAAATTGGTAGATATTTATGGGCTTTCTTTTGATGAAATTGCCGCAATTACCACTCAGAATTCTAAAGATGTTTTTGGAATTTAA
- a CDS encoding methylated-DNA--[protein]-cysteine S-methyltransferase, with translation MSLQTTYYKTPLGTAKIVGDENGIQSVSVLDEDFSTALEVTNSDIPKCLQDCVTQLNDYFEGKRDHFDLKLNPQGTEFQKKVWQELLNIPFNKTRTYLEQSKALGDVKAIRAVASANGKNPIWIIIPCHRVIGSDGSLTGYAGGIWRKKWLLAHENPVKQQSLF, from the coding sequence TTGAGTTTACAAACCACATATTACAAAACACCATTGGGAACCGCAAAAATTGTGGGTGATGAAAACGGAATTCAATCTGTTTCTGTTTTGGATGAAGACTTCTCTACTGCGCTCGAAGTGACAAATTCTGATATTCCTAAATGTTTGCAAGATTGTGTAACTCAATTAAATGACTATTTTGAAGGTAAAAGGGATCATTTCGACTTAAAATTAAATCCTCAAGGAACAGAATTTCAAAAGAAAGTATGGCAAGAATTATTAAATATTCCTTTTAATAAAACAAGAACTTATTTAGAACAAAGCAAAGCTTTGGGTGATGTAAAAGCCATAAGAGCAGTTGCCTCTGCAAATGGTAAAAACCCAATTTGGATAATTATTCCGTGTCATAGAGTTATTGGTTCTGATGGTTCTTTAACAGGATATGCAGGCGGAATTTGGCGTAAAAAATGGCTATTGGCGCACGAAAACCCAGTAAAACAACAATCTCTTTTCTAA
- a CDS encoding DUF3575 domain-containing protein — MKKLILAFGLLVSSLSYAQQEIKLDIGDALVIKSLEFSYENYISESSSFGISALFNLAKQDASFRYNENTMITPYYRNYFSTNEQWNFFGEAFLGINSGKEESDEENNPGVYDNKYTDGALGVAVGTKYITESGLTIDVHAGIGRNLFGSDSPTLVPRLGVNIGWRF; from the coding sequence ATGAAAAAATTAATTTTAGCTTTCGGACTTTTAGTTAGTTCTTTAAGCTACGCACAACAAGAAATTAAATTAGACATTGGTGATGCATTGGTTATAAAAAGTTTAGAGTTTTCTTATGAAAACTACATCTCTGAAAGTTCTTCTTTTGGTATTTCGGCTTTATTTAATTTAGCTAAACAAGATGCTAGTTTTAGATACAATGAAAACACCATGATTACACCATATTATCGTAATTACTTTTCTACAAATGAGCAATGGAACTTTTTTGGTGAAGCTTTTTTAGGAATCAATTCTGGAAAAGAAGAGTCTGATGAAGAAAATAACCCTGGCGTTTACGATAACAAATATACAGATGGTGCATTAGGTGTTGCTGTTGGTACAAAGTATATTACTGAAAGTGGTTTAACTATAGATGTACATGCTGGTATAGGAAGAAACTTATTTGGATCTGACTCACCTACTTTAGTACCTAGATTAGGTGTAAATATTGGTTGGAGATTCTAA
- a CDS encoding TonB-dependent receptor, translating to MKKFLFITFLAFSQLLLAQSTGTLKGVLSDGETNNEPLPFANVLIKGTVIGTTTDFDGNYTLNVPAGTHTVVFSFLGYKTIEKPITIVAGETLTVNQILSAEEGVSLEEVVIMSAASRESVSALLLEQKKATVIKESIGAQTLSKIGVSDAATATTKISGVTKSQGTGDIFIRGLGDRYLSTTMNGLPVPSDDVEKKNINLNLFSTDVIQNVGISKTYTTSGYADQASGNVDVVTKDYSKKGYSIGVNGGTNTNVLDYDGDFRTTITNNDVSLGFHKKQYALQDLISRQGWDTETISAQPINYSGSLSAAQKFEIFGKDLSFYVSATHSKSYDYYSGEFQSFRQNREDNVFSDVESFTTKTNTSGYVNLKLKLNDANSLKFNTLFVNKSSNNLYEQGRNGLGFVYDQDPQEDGAFVRDQNFKQTTMVINQLIGKHDLNENNTLTWAGGYNFVLAEEPNRIRNEVNILDVASSSEIQFAHVGDYQQRKSTQKIEDVEYNAYVKNNWKFGNLNEEGDKPFALNYGVNYRRKERDFKSQAIGVLARNYKAPSVDELSSTFVQSNFDNGLNLRIGEVDLFSGELNVLAAFADFNFTLNEKFSGNLGLRFERDEINVSWDVANYVGRIGNTSKTYENLFPSLNLKYEVAENQYIRFATSLTQTLPEFKELSPFEYVSPTGRVSKGNPDLEKSDVVNVDLKWEFFPSRGEVFSVTGFYKNIKNPINLAQSRGSSGNFIFYNTGEKATVKGLELEARTSFIKNEDDDTVLGFNANLTKMWFSQDLDDVFQYKGKTESNLQGASDLIANGSLSYSSNKEKEFVATLTGNYSSDKVFALGSPEDFVNSATLYNDEIIEKGFVSLDLVLSKELTDRLSVKLVGRNLLNPEIKQTQFVRNVNTEIETNETVSNYKQGVQLTLGVKYAF from the coding sequence ATGAAAAAATTTTTATTTATTACTTTTTTAGCTTTTAGCCAATTACTATTAGCGCAAAGTACAGGTACATTAAAAGGTGTATTGTCTGATGGGGAAACAAACAACGAACCATTGCCGTTTGCAAATGTACTTATTAAAGGTACTGTAATTGGAACTACAACCGATTTTGATGGAAATTATACTTTAAACGTACCAGCAGGAACCCATACTGTTGTTTTTAGTTTTTTAGGATACAAAACAATTGAGAAACCAATTACTATTGTTGCTGGAGAAACTTTAACGGTAAATCAAATATTATCTGCAGAAGAGGGTGTTTCTTTAGAGGAGGTGGTAATTATGTCTGCTGCGTCTAGAGAGTCTGTTTCTGCACTGTTATTAGAACAGAAAAAAGCGACAGTAATTAAAGAGAGTATTGGAGCACAAACTTTATCTAAAATTGGAGTTTCGGATGCGGCAACAGCAACAACCAAAATTTCTGGAGTTACAAAAAGTCAAGGAACTGGAGATATTTTTATTAGAGGATTAGGGGATCGATATTTATCGACTACTATGAATGGTTTACCTGTACCTTCGGATGATGTTGAAAAGAAAAACATCAACTTAAATCTTTTTTCTACAGATGTTATTCAAAACGTAGGTATTAGTAAAACATATACAACTTCTGGTTATGCAGATCAGGCTTCTGGTAATGTAGATGTAGTAACTAAAGATTATTCTAAAAAAGGATATTCTATAGGTGTAAACGGAGGAACAAATACAAATGTATTAGATTACGATGGAGATTTTAGAACTACAATAACAAATAATGATGTAAGCTTAGGGTTTCATAAAAAGCAATATGCTTTACAGGATTTAATATCTAGACAAGGTTGGGATACAGAAACGATATCTGCGCAACCCATAAATTATAGTGGCTCTTTATCTGCAGCTCAAAAATTTGAAATTTTTGGTAAAGATTTGTCTTTTTATGTAAGTGCTACACATTCTAAATCTTATGATTATTATTCAGGAGAGTTTCAAAGTTTTAGACAAAACCGTGAGGACAACGTGTTTTCTGATGTAGAAAGTTTTACAACAAAAACAAACACATCTGGTTATGTTAATCTTAAATTGAAGTTGAATGATGCTAACAGTTTAAAGTTTAATACTTTATTTGTGAACAAGAGTTCTAATAATTTATATGAACAAGGAAGAAATGGTTTAGGTTTTGTGTATGATCAAGATCCACAAGAAGATGGAGCTTTTGTTAGAGATCAAAACTTTAAACAAACCACAATGGTTATTAATCAGTTAATAGGAAAGCATGATTTAAACGAGAATAATACTTTAACTTGGGCTGGTGGTTATAACTTTGTTTTAGCAGAAGAACCAAATAGAATTAGAAACGAAGTTAATATTTTAGATGTGGCAAGTTCATCAGAAATTCAATTTGCACACGTAGGAGATTATCAGCAAAGAAAATCTACTCAAAAAATTGAAGATGTAGAGTACAATGCTTATGTTAAAAATAACTGGAAATTTGGTAACCTTAATGAAGAAGGAGATAAGCCTTTTGCTCTTAATTATGGTGTAAATTATAGAAGGAAAGAAAGAGATTTTAAATCACAAGCAATAGGAGTTTTAGCAAGAAATTATAAAGCACCTTCTGTAGATGAATTATCTTCAACTTTTGTGCAATCTAATTTTGATAATGGTTTAAACCTTAGAATAGGAGAAGTAGATCTTTTCTCTGGAGAATTAAATGTTTTAGCTGCTTTTGCAGATTTCAATTTTACTTTAAATGAAAAGTTTTCGGGAAACTTAGGTTTGCGTTTCGAGAGAGATGAAATTAATGTTTCTTGGGATGTAGCGAACTATGTAGGTAGAATAGGTAATACTAGTAAAACTTACGAAAACTTGTTTCCAAGTCTTAATTTAAAATATGAAGTTGCAGAAAACCAATATATACGTTTTGCAACAAGTCTTACACAAACTTTACCAGAATTTAAAGAATTATCTCCTTTTGAGTATGTTTCACCAACTGGTCGTGTTTCTAAAGGTAATCCAGATTTAGAAAAATCTGATGTTGTAAATGTTGATTTAAAATGGGAGTTTTTTCCTAGTAGAGGAGAAGTTTTCTCTGTAACAGGATTTTATAAAAATATAAAGAACCCAATTAACTTGGCACAGTCAAGAGGTTCTTCTGGTAACTTTATTTTCTATAATACAGGAGAGAAAGCAACAGTAAAAGGATTAGAGTTAGAGGCTAGAACAAGTTTTATTAAAAATGAAGATGATGATACTGTTTTAGGTTTTAATGCAAACTTAACTAAAATGTGGTTTAGCCAAGATTTAGATGATGTTTTTCAATATAAAGGAAAAACAGAATCAAACTTACAAGGAGCTTCAGACCTTATTGCAAATGGTAGTTTAAGTTATAGTAGTAATAAAGAAAAAGAATTTGTTGCAACTTTAACAGGTAATTATTCTTCAGATAAAGTTTTTGCTTTGGGATCTCCAGAAGATTTTGTCAATAGCGCTACACTTTATAATGACGAAATTATAGAAAAAGGTTTTGTTTCTCTTGATTTAGTTTTAAGTAAAGAATTAACAGATAGATTAAGTGTTAAGTTGGTTGGTAGAAACTTATTAAACCCAGAGATCAAACAAACTCAGTTCGTAAGAAATGTAAATACAGAAATAGAAACTAATGAAACAGTTTCTAACTATAAACAAGGAGTTCAATTAACTTTAGGTGTAAAATATGCTTTCTAA
- a CDS encoding porin — translation MQFATLRKVVVTIILYTSLSMQAQETNAPKFGKGLFNLVGKDSTFTMKVGLRFQTLATSQWDVSNGLSNQESSMLIRRSRLKFDGFAYSPKLKYKVELGLSNRDQSGASEYTSNAPRYILDAVLKWNFSGNFVLWFGQTKLPGNRERVISSANLQMVDRSLLNSNFQIDRDIGIQLRHHFNLTDTFIVKEIFSIAQGEGRNITTGNIGGYQYTTKVELFPFGDFASKGDYAGSDLKFEKKPKLSLAIGYDFNNDASKTKSNQGSYMLNDTGFYATNISTLFLDAMYKHNGFSFMAEYANRDAKDPFAKNSDGTLTGDKVEVGNGLNLQSGYMLSKTIEVSGRYTNITLDKDVMGKGAENQYTLGVSKYISEHKLKVQTDLSYTDIGFNTNQLLFRLQVDIHF, via the coding sequence ATGCAATTCGCTACACTACGTAAAGTAGTAGTTACCATTATTTTGTATACTTCTTTAAGTATGCAGGCACAAGAAACGAACGCCCCTAAATTTGGTAAAGGTCTTTTTAACCTAGTTGGTAAAGACAGTACTTTTACAATGAAAGTTGGGTTAAGGTTTCAAACTCTAGCCACCTCACAGTGGGATGTAAGCAATGGTCTTTCTAATCAAGAATCTTCTATGTTAATTAGAAGATCTCGTTTAAAGTTTGATGGTTTTGCTTATTCTCCAAAACTAAAATACAAAGTAGAATTAGGGCTATCAAATAGAGATCAATCTGGAGCATCAGAATATACAAGCAATGCTCCTAGATATATATTAGATGCAGTTTTAAAATGGAATTTCTCTGGAAACTTTGTTTTATGGTTTGGGCAAACAAAATTACCAGGTAATAGAGAACGTGTAATATCTTCTGCCAATCTACAAATGGTAGATCGTTCTTTGTTAAACAGTAATTTTCAAATAGACAGAGACATCGGTATTCAACTAAGGCATCACTTTAATCTTACAGATACTTTTATTGTTAAAGAAATTTTTTCTATTGCCCAAGGTGAAGGAAGAAATATTACTACGGGTAATATAGGTGGTTATCAATATACTACAAAAGTAGAGTTATTTCCCTTTGGAGATTTTGCTAGTAAAGGAGATTATGCAGGAAGTGATTTAAAATTTGAAAAAAAACCAAAGTTATCTTTAGCTATTGGATATGATTTTAACAATGATGCCTCTAAAACAAAAAGTAATCAAGGTTCTTATATGTTAAATGATACTGGGTTTTATGCTACAAACATTTCTACACTCTTTTTAGATGCGATGTATAAGCATAATGGATTTTCATTTATGGCAGAATATGCCAACAGAGATGCAAAAGATCCGTTCGCTAAAAATTCTGATGGAACTTTAACAGGAGATAAAGTAGAAGTTGGTAACGGATTAAATTTACAGTCTGGTTATATGCTTTCTAAAACCATAGAAGTTTCTGGTAGATATACAAATATCACTTTAGATAAAGATGTGATGGGTAAAGGAGCAGAAAATCAATACACTTTAGGTGTTTCTAAATACATCTCAGAACACAAACTAAAAGTACAAACAGACTTAAGCTATACAGACATTGGTTTTAATACAAATCAACTGTTATTTAGACTACAAGTAGATATCCATTTTTAG